A portion of the Bacteroides faecium genome contains these proteins:
- a CDS encoding DUF6047 family protein, whose amino-acid sequence MATEEGVLLFSDCEKGMKARNSYLQHLADGFFNMTKGAETLKLYEIEAPSRQVAELVDNCIDKLAKSDLRSAGTQLNKSEFSFTPEKLVGKEILEGAVCTDKYDLRPDYNNFDRLTKDFNLGISPRNYDVASLLYISENGYAGHVVADYFHPFSYEYEFRDLAEKLGDSIKARQSVPMSSHDFGYTALQKEAKVVAKDILQSEFHITDGEFRPGARMNRSEKAETLQLTPKPHSEQPKTGVSADTAHKRDVPAQKQDNRQRQAKHVASITPDKKEKKQLII is encoded by the coding sequence GTGGCAACGGAGGAAGGCGTACTGCTCTTCTCGGACTGTGAAAAGGGTATGAAAGCGCGTAATAGCTACCTGCAACATCTGGCGGACGGATTTTTCAATATGACCAAAGGGGCGGAAACTTTGAAGCTGTATGAAATAGAGGCACCCTCCCGGCAAGTGGCGGAACTGGTGGACAACTGCATCGACAAGTTGGCGAAAAGCGACCTGCGCAGTGCCGGTACGCAACTGAATAAATCGGAGTTCAGCTTCACACCTGAGAAACTGGTGGGAAAAGAAATACTGGAAGGTGCCGTCTGTACGGACAAATATGATTTAAGACCGGATTACAACAACTTTGACCGGTTGACAAAAGACTTCAACCTGGGAATTTCACCCCGGAACTACGATGTGGCTTCACTGCTCTATATCTCCGAAAACGGATATGCCGGTCATGTGGTGGCGGACTATTTTCATCCGTTCAGTTATGAATATGAGTTTAGGGATTTGGCGGAAAAGCTGGGTGACAGCATCAAGGCACGGCAATCGGTACCGATGTCGTCACACGATTTCGGTTATACTGCCTTGCAGAAGGAAGCGAAGGTGGTGGCAAAGGATATTCTGCAATCGGAGTTCCATATCACGGACGGGGAGTTCAGGCCGGGGGCACGGATGAACCGGAGTGAAAAGGCGGAGACGCTTCAACTGACACCCAAACCACATTCCGAACAACCGAAGACAGGTGTATCCGCTGATACGGCTCACAAACGGGATGTTCCGGCACAGAAGCAGGATAACAGGCAGCGGCAGGCAAAACATGTAGCCTCCATTACTCCCGACAAGAAGGAAAAAAAACAACTAATCATATAG
- a CDS encoding fimbrillin family protein — protein MKTFRIISLALPIVLALAACSKEELPAEGTIPGGDSDKIRIAATVGDFTVEDGAPGTRATINDDTGKGSFENGDVIGLSVKWMKENTTAEPLQSLTYSNGSWSGCTTTWDNYAEISQEKPLRFTACYPYRKGTVNYTVQTDQSQSGNYEESDLLFAMKEYAAKPQDGIIELNFVHKMACLKITLQGKAAADASVVIKAVNIGYTMRPDGDGIDTGHVVGYITPKRVGNTFYAVIPPQDLGIGLQLAITVNGKTTEHIVKGTQGKELESGVQYPIELTLNEGSGSGDPPYSTYLAGWYINNTYDQFAYTLVNGAYTALTPPEGGVSATPNAMAVSGGKTYVVGGYFDGNDGNAKACYWVDGAATKLEVSEQEYIYHYAESILVSDGSIYIAGRYSGGPKNIPCYWVDGALTTLTLPDGVYSSAAKSIAVRDDGKIYVAGYHMNGSGGMRTPGYWLDDTFVSLPLPDGAVFQISEAMKIAVSDNKVYVMGTYKLNSQTYSCVWTDGTRSELAIAGSATLGAVGQSMTVAGGKVYVSGYSIPSNNNFKGCYWIDGICTDLNAPDGSWSQGTSIGVINGKVYVGGTHYTGFDNYKPCYWFDGARTDLDIPTGGTSAMIEAIYLSE, from the coding sequence ATGAAGACATTTCGAATAATCAGTCTGGCCTTGCCGATAGTTCTCGCTTTGGCAGCCTGCAGCAAGGAGGAACTCCCGGCGGAAGGAACAATACCCGGCGGCGACAGTGACAAAATACGAATCGCCGCCACCGTAGGAGATTTCACGGTGGAGGACGGGGCGCCCGGCACAAGGGCAACTATTAACGACGATACCGGGAAAGGATCTTTCGAGAATGGTGACGTAATAGGACTATCGGTCAAATGGATGAAAGAAAACACCACAGCCGAACCTTTACAAAGTCTCACTTACAGTAACGGTTCCTGGTCAGGTTGTACTACGACATGGGACAACTACGCTGAGATATCCCAAGAAAAACCGCTTCGCTTTACAGCCTGTTATCCTTACAGGAAAGGAACTGTTAATTACACCGTACAAACAGATCAAAGCCAATCTGGAAATTACGAAGAGTCCGACCTGTTGTTCGCCATGAAAGAATATGCAGCAAAGCCACAGGACGGTATAATAGAACTTAACTTTGTGCACAAGATGGCCTGTCTTAAAATCACATTACAGGGTAAAGCTGCTGCCGATGCATCAGTCGTTATCAAGGCGGTCAATATTGGCTATACTATGAGGCCTGATGGAGATGGAATAGATACAGGTCACGTCGTTGGTTATATAACCCCTAAAAGAGTAGGCAATACATTCTATGCTGTTATTCCTCCGCAAGACTTGGGGATTGGATTGCAACTCGCCATCACCGTAAATGGTAAAACGACCGAGCACATCGTAAAAGGTACGCAAGGAAAGGAATTGGAAAGTGGTGTGCAATACCCTATCGAACTGACCCTGAACGAAGGTAGCGGCAGCGGTGATCCCCCATATTCGACATATTTGGCGGGGTGGTATATAAACAACACTTATGACCAGTTTGCATATACGCTGGTAAACGGTGCATATACGGCACTCACTCCTCCGGAAGGAGGAGTGAGTGCTACTCCGAATGCTATGGCGGTTTCCGGCGGCAAAACCTATGTGGTCGGAGGTTATTTCGACGGGAACGATGGCAATGCAAAAGCGTGTTATTGGGTCGATGGAGCAGCCACGAAACTTGAAGTATCGGAGCAAGAATATATCTACCACTATGCCGAATCGATTCTTGTTTCGGACGGCTCGATATACATAGCGGGAAGATATTCCGGTGGTCCTAAAAACATCCCGTGTTATTGGGTGGACGGTGCTCTGACAACGCTTACGTTACCCGACGGGGTTTACAGTAGTGCTGCCAAATCAATCGCAGTTCGGGACGACGGGAAAATATATGTGGCCGGATATCACATGAACGGGAGCGGCGGCATGAGAACTCCGGGATATTGGCTGGACGATACTTTCGTATCACTTCCCTTACCCGATGGAGCGGTCTTTCAGATTAGCGAAGCAATGAAAATCGCCGTTTCGGACAACAAGGTTTACGTCATGGGAACGTACAAGCTGAACTCCCAAACATACTCGTGCGTTTGGACGGACGGCACACGTTCCGAACTTGCTATTGCCGGGTCGGCGACTTTGGGAGCCGTCGGTCAGTCAATGACCGTTGCAGGCGGTAAAGTATATGTTTCGGGATATTCCATTCCGAGCAACAACAATTTCAAGGGCTGTTATTGGATTGACGGCATTTGCACGGACCTCAACGCTCCTGACGGTAGCTGGTCGCAAGGGACATCCATCGGCGTTATCAACGGCAAGGTCTATGTCGGAGGTACGCATTATACCGGTTTCGATAATTATAAACCCTGCTATTGGTTCGACGGTGCGCGCACCGACCTTGACATTCCGACGGGAGGGACAAGCGCTATGATCGAGGCGATATATCTGAGCGAATAA
- a CDS encoding DUF6047 family protein: MWQEIKSSPVAMTDMLDDLKHGNKFYTGVETDRGVLLFSRDYVGKRQYDVFLVMNIEKRFFEPDFEGKSLTVYELRGWPSLMEGKVNRCYDDYGCLVPLEEIPADAFVDKSALKNVTDTETFNLSPTWENYAWLTDNEKGLGIARSVDSYDRMTLLYIMDKGYPRDGLVDEYPDNFSFHEKFEKIESKLTGRDRWDVYDEMQEKAKKLAERLLKENFPVMRQKEATTPEKKVGKETPQKSKGRKI; this comes from the coding sequence ATGTGGCAGGAAATAAAGTCGTCACCCGTAGCGATGACGGATATGTTGGATGATTTGAAGCACGGGAATAAATTTTATACGGGCGTTGAAACGGACAGGGGGGTGCTGCTTTTCAGCCGGGATTATGTCGGGAAACGGCAGTATGATGTATTTTTGGTAATGAATATAGAGAAACGTTTCTTTGAACCGGATTTTGAAGGCAAGTCTCTGACTGTATATGAATTGAGGGGATGGCCTTCTCTGATGGAAGGGAAAGTAAACCGCTGTTACGACGATTATGGCTGTTTGGTGCCGTTGGAAGAAATTCCGGCGGATGCCTTTGTGGATAAGTCGGCATTAAAGAATGTAACCGATACTGAAACATTCAACCTTTCACCTACATGGGAGAATTATGCCTGGTTGACGGACAATGAAAAAGGGCTTGGAATAGCCCGGAGCGTAGACAGTTATGACCGGATGACCTTGCTTTATATCATGGATAAAGGTTATCCGAGGGACGGATTGGTAGACGAGTATCCTGACAATTTCAGTTTTCATGAGAAATTTGAAAAGATAGAAAGCAAGCTGACAGGCCGGGACAGATGGGATGTGTACGACGAGATGCAGGAGAAGGCGAAGAAGCTGGCAGAAAGATTGCTGAAAGAGAATTTTCCGGTCATGCGGCAGAAAGAGGCTACAACACCGGAAAAGAAGGTGGGGAAGGAAACGCCCCAAAAGAGTAAAGGCAGGAAGATATAG
- a CDS encoding endonuclease/exonuclease/phosphatase family protein has product MRIATWNMQGGSLLDDDVKRTLLMDMFKRGIDVVCLQEMTEPLPSFRFQGVGTDGVRVHTMDPPVSNRRKREPLYTCYYFEWSHGGNKRCSLAIYAMSSVAAFGAESDISLSNRPMLWVRIGNTFIGNVHLPSGYPPTAEASFAHFKSVMNGIPAGHRYVIAGDFNMPFNYIEKRFLDENNFHNPQVATHQGGNTLDYVYFQGDVGDIRYTPGYYSDHRAFECMIL; this is encoded by the coding sequence ATGAGAATTGCAACTTGGAATATGCAGGGCGGAAGTCTGTTAGACGACGATGTGAAACGAACCCTATTGATGGATATGTTTAAGCGTGGAATAGACGTGGTGTGTTTGCAGGAAATGACTGAACCTTTGCCCAGCTTCCGCTTCCAGGGTGTGGGAACGGACGGAGTGAGGGTACATACTATGGACCCGCCTGTTTCCAACCGGCGGAAAAGGGAGCCATTATACACGTGTTATTATTTCGAGTGGAGTCATGGGGGCAACAAACGGTGCAGTTTAGCTATATATGCGATGTCATCTGTCGCTGCTTTTGGGGCTGAATCAGATATTTCTCTCAGTAACAGACCGATGCTTTGGGTGAGAATAGGCAATACTTTTATAGGTAATGTACATCTTCCTTCGGGTTATCCACCAACGGCAGAAGCTTCTTTTGCCCACTTTAAGTCTGTGATGAATGGAATACCTGCCGGACACCGCTATGTCATAGCAGGAGACTTTAATATGCCATTCAATTATATAGAAAAGCGTTTTCTTGATGAAAACAATTTTCACAATCCTCAGGTAGCAACCCATCAAGGCGGTAATACGCTGGATTATGTCTATTTTCAGGGAGACGTGGGGGATATAAGATATACACCTGGCTATTATTCAGACCATCGGGCTTTTGAATGTATGATATTATAA
- a CDS encoding sigma-54-dependent transcriptional regulator: MKAILIVEDDRIYARTTANWLVKNGMNARYVLSVDTAKDFLSNNEVDLVLSDFRLGDSSGVELLEWMKTHGYSMPFLIMTGYGDIPGAVEAVKKGADNYLPKPVQTEKVIGIIRELLGRRETRERPEQAFYVCKSPLAVKLREIVRLVAPADGLSIMIRGASGTGKEWVARQIHSLGKRSDAPFVAVDCGALPRELAASELFGYKKGTFTGATEDRAGMFAAANHGTLFLDEVGNLSMETQVLLLRALQEKRYRPVGGKEEIQADIRLLAATNEDLERAISDGRFREDLFHRLNEFPLYVPLLKDCEEDIIPLAGFFLSYANGELSKDIKGFDRDVKKAFKAYSWPGNIRELKSVVRRACVLAGEDWITLKDISLPVDVKPSDDYRLDMERTEWEAIVKALEITGNDRKAAARLLGISRSTLYLKLKKYGLI, from the coding sequence ATGAAAGCCATATTGATAGTAGAGGATGACCGGATATATGCACGTACTACAGCCAACTGGCTGGTGAAAAACGGCATGAATGCCCGTTACGTGCTGTCGGTTGATACCGCAAAAGATTTTTTAAGTAATAATGAGGTGGATTTGGTCTTGTCTGATTTTCGCCTTGGTGATAGTAGTGGTGTGGAACTGCTCGAATGGATGAAGACACATGGTTACAGTATGCCTTTTCTTATCATGACAGGATACGGGGATATACCCGGTGCCGTAGAAGCCGTGAAGAAAGGGGCTGACAATTATCTGCCTAAACCCGTACAGACAGAAAAAGTGATAGGCATCATCCGTGAACTATTGGGCCGCAGGGAGACAAGGGAAAGACCGGAACAGGCTTTCTACGTCTGCAAAAGTCCGTTGGCAGTGAAACTTCGGGAAATAGTGCGTTTGGTGGCTCCCGCCGATGGCCTGTCCATAATGATACGCGGCGCATCGGGTACGGGTAAAGAATGGGTGGCACGACAGATACATTCACTCGGAAAACGTTCAGATGCTCCTTTTGTAGCGGTGGATTGTGGCGCGTTACCACGGGAATTGGCTGCATCGGAACTGTTCGGGTATAAAAAGGGAACCTTTACGGGGGCGACAGAGGACAGGGCCGGTATGTTTGCTGCTGCCAATCACGGGACACTATTTCTGGATGAGGTAGGCAATTTGAGCATGGAAACACAGGTGTTACTATTACGCGCTTTGCAGGAGAAACGTTACAGACCCGTAGGCGGAAAGGAAGAGATACAGGCGGACATACGGTTGTTGGCAGCGACCAATGAAGATTTGGAACGGGCGATAAGCGACGGCCGGTTCAGGGAAGACTTGTTCCACCGATTGAACGAGTTTCCGCTTTATGTTCCGCTGTTGAAGGATTGTGAAGAGGATATTATCCCGTTGGCCGGATTTTTCCTTTCTTATGCAAATGGGGAACTGTCAAAAGATATAAAAGGGTTTGACCGGGATGTAAAGAAAGCATTCAAGGCTTATTCATGGCCGGGAAATATCCGCGAATTAAAAAGCGTGGTAAGACGTGCGTGTGTTCTGGCCGGAGAAGATTGGATTACTCTCAAAGACATCAGCCTTCCGGTGGATGTAAAACCGTCGGATGATTACAGGTTGGATATGGAACGAACGGAATGGGAAGCGATTGTGAAAGCGCTGGAAATTACAGGTAATGACCGGAAAGCGGCCGCACGGCTGCTGGGCATATCCCGAAGCACACTTTATTTAAAACTGAAAAAATACGGCTTAATCTGA
- a CDS encoding RteC domain-containing protein, which yields MRTLTDTPLFDIFTTYIADSELLSERLPAAYEDFVNLLAELPQDEDRMRQLRRLNYTRIELSFIQQSYNNLKEGRHILYDVFVGKALSLLDAEIDMVKDYFRHHADNASMKMEVQTHGGKQRSALHWNGTDNDLIELVAALMAAGVVDSVEGKKLTIVDVIRVFEDAFNLKINALYTKRGKVFDRCTASTPFIDSIRKSYIRMLDERLA from the coding sequence ATGAGGACACTGACCGATACACCGCTATTCGACATATTTACTACTTATATAGCAGATTCAGAACTTCTATCGGAACGGTTACCTGCCGCCTATGAAGATTTTGTAAACCTGCTTGCCGAACTTCCACAGGATGAGGATAGAATGCGACAATTACGACGGTTAAATTACACAAGGATAGAACTTTCTTTTATACAGCAATCCTACAACAATTTAAAGGAAGGTCGGCATATACTGTATGATGTGTTTGTCGGCAAGGCTCTTTCCTTATTGGATGCAGAGATAGACATGGTAAAAGATTATTTCCGTCATCATGCAGATAATGCCAGTATGAAAATGGAAGTTCAGACACACGGCGGCAAACAGAGAAGCGCATTACACTGGAATGGTACGGATAATGACCTGATAGAACTGGTTGCCGCATTGATGGCTGCCGGAGTTGTGGACAGTGTGGAAGGGAAGAAACTTACCATTGTAGATGTTATCAGAGTATTTGAGGATGCTTTTAATCTGAAAATAAATGCCTTATACACCAAACGCGGTAAGGTGTTTGACCGCTGTACGGCTTCTACTCCTTTCATCGACTCAATTCGCAAAAGCTATATTAGGATGCTGGACGAACGGCTGGCGTAA
- a CDS encoding helix-turn-helix domain-containing protein, whose translation MAEIITRDSEEFKELAGWIKKTGKAVEEATARIRPTIADEHYLTGDDVCAMLHISRRTLQTLRDEKVMPYTTIGGKLLYPESGLYEVLKKNYRDFRRFRK comes from the coding sequence ATGGCGGAGATTATCACAAGGGATTCGGAAGAGTTCAAAGAACTGGCCGGATGGATAAAAAAAACTGGGAAAGCGGTTGAAGAAGCAACGGCACGGATACGTCCGACAATTGCAGATGAGCATTATCTAACCGGGGATGACGTGTGTGCCATGCTGCACATCTCAAGACGGACACTGCAAACGTTGAGGGATGAGAAGGTGATGCCCTATACCACTATCGGCGGGAAACTGCTTTACCCGGAAAGCGGGCTGTATGAAGTGCTGAAAAAGAACTACCGGGATTTCAGGCGGTTTAGGAAATAA
- a CDS encoding MAC/perforin domain-containing protein: MIDRYDNAVGYLELTDEEKAFLFQNVNIFRGFLFSENDGGGRGFHDLYTWQDGYLPTFLQPVVNTMQRTEYSFSKLTHEMKKMNINTASISFHSRFASMDSEFKHEKENSKSSSKVSEYLLSQYIIHKCGFKTNFDRVRVAPAFLEEVENIVNKNEKDRMRCLELIELLNEWGYYIPQVFSLGGILYSETVTEVTDLEMAEKEKTDFSASFDTSFRQIGGGGAYGGSWMTEQKDSSSHKFENTALYQIGGAAGASSDYVRWTTSLYDAKRWNLSALTTLYPSLMLLLACEDGNHGGALLNTCLRLINGNLADKSIPELQPYIDLGRYASAITTRLYPY, translated from the coding sequence ATGATAGACAGATATGATAATGCGGTAGGCTATCTGGAACTTACCGACGAGGAAAAAGCATTCCTCTTTCAGAACGTGAATATTTTCCGTGGATTCCTCTTCTCCGAAAACGATGGTGGGGGACGGGGTTTCCATGATTTGTACACTTGGCAAGATGGATATTTACCCACCTTTCTTCAACCGGTAGTGAACACCATGCAACGGACGGAATACTCCTTTTCCAAACTGACGCATGAGATGAAGAAAATGAATATCAATACAGCTTCGATTTCCTTCCACTCACGCTTCGCTTCTATGGACAGCGAGTTCAAACATGAGAAAGAGAACAGCAAATCAAGCTCCAAAGTGAGCGAATACCTGCTTTCGCAATACATAATCCACAAGTGTGGCTTCAAGACGAACTTTGACCGTGTGCGGGTTGCTCCCGCCTTCCTCGAAGAGGTGGAAAACATCGTGAACAAGAACGAGAAAGACCGGATGCGCTGTCTGGAACTGATAGAACTGTTGAACGAGTGGGGCTATTACATTCCACAAGTTTTCTCGCTAGGTGGCATCCTCTACTCGGAGACCGTAACAGAGGTGACAGACTTGGAGATGGCAGAAAAGGAAAAGACGGACTTCTCGGCTTCCTTCGACACCTCGTTCCGGCAGATAGGTGGAGGCGGTGCTTACGGTGGAAGCTGGATGACGGAACAAAAAGATAGTTCATCGCACAAGTTCGAAAACACCGCCCTCTACCAGATAGGCGGTGCGGCTGGTGCATCGAGCGATTACGTCAGATGGACGACATCGCTCTACGACGCCAAGCGGTGGAATCTTTCGGCACTTACCACCCTCTACCCGTCGTTGATGTTGTTGTTGGCATGTGAAGATGGAAATCACGGTGGCGCTTTGCTTAATACCTGCCTGCGTCTCATCAATGGTAATTTGGCGGACAAATCCATACCGGAGCTGCAACCTTATATCGATTTGGGTCGCTATGCTTCCGCCATTACTACCCGGCTCTATCCGTATTAA
- a CDS encoding ATP-binding response regulator has translation MMKATKQSQTKHSSFALQLKIIAGYVLLLTLFGIIIFLVWLEHRKMEALNSGELLINQKRETVNRTFEKLLDYSFSDDFLLLRDNDKFDEYQMKRKVATNTLNELKQYYSTDLQRSQIDKISSLLLEKETLLLGVMNTLSELSRTDSLLQQKIPIIASQTWILKQPKTSGTEKQKRRGLLGLFKKKDEKSAYARQREKQEKQEQPPVFRQTTEKLYSLQKEMHEQYMDYWNKLEAYSDSLQWRNTELNSQISRLICEFEQMAVMQTEKDTQKITGLREQSFRIILFIAATAILLIVVFYIFIYHDISKRLEYRKRLEASDLRNRELLSARRNLILTVSHDLRAPLGTIREYAELLQEEKNVERSKGYAVNILRASHHVIGLANNLLYYYRLEAEKVQPEKEIFHPGRTIEDTARSFLPIAEKKGVALTTEVTDLDVLVEGDSGRLVQILNNLLSNAVKFTRTGYIHVGAQYRDGKLSFFVRDTGIGIDKEKQEQIFTAFERGEAPDAEQGFGLGLAITHKLVTLLEGTIHVQSTPGHGSTFEVCLPMPETDGKTDSIKSLPEYGALSGMRVLAIDDDRMQLDVTRKMYARYGVECDCCQNISELVEALRRNRYDIVLTDMRMPDMDGYGVLALLRGSNLGQTGTLPVLAVTAQADKKPKYFKDAGFAGCLHKPFSPEELLSVTSQIDRTDFTAIMVGEENTGELLDMFIEDTERELTGMRDALETEDYEQLGRIIHKAAPLWGMIRINVSLRELEELASFSPEKWSRELDGRIKKLIKAVEQAVKKAKGLK, from the coding sequence ATGATGAAAGCAACAAAACAATCTCAAACAAAGCATTCTTCTTTTGCACTTCAGTTGAAAATCATTGCCGGATATGTATTACTGCTCACTTTATTCGGTATTATCATCTTTCTGGTATGGCTGGAACACCGGAAAATGGAAGCATTAAACAGTGGTGAATTGCTTATTAACCAGAAAAGAGAGACCGTTAATCGGACTTTTGAAAAACTACTTGATTACTCCTTCTCCGACGACTTTTTGCTGTTAAGAGACAATGATAAATTCGACGAGTACCAGATGAAGCGTAAAGTGGCAACCAATACTTTGAACGAATTGAAGCAATATTATTCCACTGACCTCCAGCGTTCACAAATAGACAAAATATCTTCACTGTTATTGGAAAAGGAAACGCTGCTACTCGGAGTAATGAATACCCTTTCAGAACTATCGCGGACGGACAGCCTGTTGCAACAGAAAATACCCATTATCGCCTCACAAACATGGATACTGAAACAACCGAAAACATCCGGGACAGAGAAGCAAAAAAGAAGAGGTTTGCTCGGACTATTCAAAAAGAAAGACGAAAAATCTGCTTATGCACGCCAAAGGGAAAAACAAGAAAAACAGGAACAACCACCTGTGTTCCGGCAAACAACCGAAAAGCTATATTCCCTGCAAAAAGAGATGCACGAACAATATATGGATTACTGGAACAAGCTGGAAGCTTATTCAGACAGCTTGCAATGGCGTAATACGGAACTGAACTCGCAGATAAGCAGACTTATTTGCGAGTTTGAACAGATGGCAGTCATGCAAACAGAAAAAGATACACAGAAGATAACCGGTTTAAGGGAACAATCTTTCCGTATCATTCTATTCATAGCTGCTACCGCTATTCTGCTGATAGTGGTATTTTACATCTTTATATATCATGACATCAGTAAAAGACTGGAATACCGGAAAAGACTGGAGGCATCCGACCTCCGGAATCGTGAACTACTTTCCGCACGCCGGAACCTTATACTAACGGTAAGCCATGACCTGCGTGCACCACTCGGTACCATCAGGGAATATGCAGAACTATTGCAAGAGGAAAAAAATGTGGAACGAAGCAAAGGATATGCAGTGAATATCCTGCGTGCTTCGCACCACGTTATCGGACTGGCGAACAACCTGCTGTATTATTACAGACTTGAAGCGGAAAAGGTACAACCGGAAAAGGAAATCTTTCATCCGGGACGGACGATTGAAGATACTGCCCGCTCGTTTCTGCCGATAGCGGAAAAAAAAGGGGTGGCCTTGACAACGGAAGTGACGGACCTGGACGTACTTGTCGAGGGAGATAGCGGGAGGTTGGTGCAAATACTCAACAACCTGCTCTCGAATGCTGTAAAGTTTACCCGTACCGGATATATACATGTTGGCGCACAATACCGGGATGGAAAGTTATCCTTCTTCGTTAGAGATACGGGTATAGGTATCGACAAAGAAAAGCAGGAACAGATATTCACCGCTTTTGAACGGGGCGAAGCGCCGGATGCGGAACAAGGCTTCGGACTGGGACTGGCGATAACCCATAAGTTGGTAACATTGCTGGAGGGAACTATCCACGTGCAAAGCACACCGGGGCATGGCAGTACCTTTGAAGTATGTCTTCCTATGCCTGAAACGGACGGAAAAACGGATTCGATAAAGAGTCTCCCGGAATATGGCGCACTTTCAGGAATGAGGGTACTGGCCATAGATGATGACCGGATGCAACTGGATGTAACCAGAAAAATGTATGCACGTTACGGAGTGGAATGTGACTGCTGCCAGAATATTAGCGAATTGGTGGAAGCGTTACGCCGTAACCGTTATGACATCGTACTGACGGATATGCGGATGCCGGATATGGACGGATACGGAGTGCTGGCCTTACTTCGGGGCAGCAACCTCGGACAGACAGGAACGCTTCCCGTACTGGCTGTAACCGCACAGGCGGATAAAAAGCCGAAGTATTTCAAAGACGCAGGCTTTGCGGGTTGCCTGCACAAGCCTTTCTCGCCGGAAGAATTATTATCGGTTACCTCACAGATAGACAGAACTGATTTTACAGCTATTATGGTAGGTGAGGAAAATACGGGGGAACTGCTGGATATGTTCATTGAGGATACAGAAAGGGAACTCACTGGAATGCGGGATGCGCTGGAAACGGAAGATTATGAACAGTTGGGACGCATCATACACAAAGCGGCTCCGCTATGGGGCATGATACGTATCAATGTCTCCTTACGTGAACTGGAAGAATTGGCTTCATTTTCTCCCGAGAAATGGAGCCGGGAATTGGACGGACGGATAAAAAAGCTGATTAAGGCGGTGGAACAAGCTGTGAAAAAAGCAAAAGGATTAAAGTGA
- a CDS encoding DUF6047 family protein, whose product MFRFDFRDKSLIPGIFGTDNMDYLERLCPVLEQERIHPSGVVRLRDAAFCEERGIVQLSSLAEHTALMENEDYKRLGHRFGMDGDVIRNGLAAFPTCTAVEYGQQVLLLGKTDKGDKALEDFLNDLTRHFFDEIRKPEELRFHEVAPLDAKYRVEIGNCKTASPAILRYGICTKRCDMAPTLRNFNRLRNLQPMSAPLTKEQERIVSSLVGLPDNVQFQNVEMKVRTPAKRKGQGINI is encoded by the coding sequence ATGTTTCGTTTCGATTTCAGGGACAAAAGCCTGATTCCGGGCATATTCGGAACGGACAATATGGATTATCTGGAACGGCTGTGTCCGGTATTGGAACAGGAAAGGATTCATCCTTCGGGTGTGGTAAGGTTGCGGGATGCAGCATTTTGTGAAGAAAGGGGGATCGTACAACTGTCGTCACTGGCAGAGCATACGGCTTTGATGGAAAACGAAGATTACAAGCGATTGGGACACCGTTTTGGAATGGACGGGGACGTGATAAGGAACGGACTGGCGGCTTTTCCTACTTGTACGGCAGTGGAATACGGACAGCAGGTATTGCTGTTGGGAAAAACGGACAAGGGGGACAAAGCATTGGAAGATTTTCTGAACGATTTGACCAGACACTTTTTCGACGAGATACGAAAGCCGGAGGAATTGAGATTCCATGAGGTGGCACCGCTGGATGCGAAGTACCGGGTAGAGATTGGGAACTGCAAGACTGCCTCACCGGCTATACTCCGATACGGAATTTGCACGAAGCGATGCGATATGGCACCCACACTGAGAAACTTTAACCGGCTGAGAAACCTGCAACCGATGAGTGCGCCGTTGACCAAGGAGCAGGAACGGATTGTTTCGTCACTGGTTGGACTACCTGATAATGTGCAGTTTCAGAATGTGGAAATGAAGGTGCGGACTCCGGCAAAGAGAAAAGGACAAGGTATAAACATCTAA
- a CDS encoding helix-turn-helix domain-containing protein, protein MDAQDVCLALGISKRCLQNYRDNGLIPYSNVGGKFFYREVDIQEILESGLIRRK, encoded by the coding sequence ATGGATGCGCAGGACGTGTGTCTGGCTCTGGGCATATCGAAAAGATGCCTACAAAACTACCGTGACAACGGGCTTATCCCTTACTCGAACGTCGGGGGAAAATTCTTTTACCGGGAAGTGGATATTCAGGAGATATTGGAAAGCGGACTAATCAGAAGGAAATAA